A single window of Flavobacterium aestivum DNA harbors:
- a CDS encoding DinB family protein translates to MQNVILKFEQLLNENAIYFPTIDNAVLEVKKPGKWSKKEILGHLVDSAIHNLVRFTEINYLEKPYHHRPYSQIDLVNLNQYQTMDINELVQLWLSLNKQIIRIFKNVNEKALDYKIIMIDQSVIDLKFLMTDYVEHLEYHINQIKS, encoded by the coding sequence ATGCAAAATGTAATTTTAAAATTCGAGCAGCTACTTAACGAAAATGCTATTTATTTTCCAACTATTGACAATGCGGTTTTAGAAGTAAAAAAACCTGGTAAATGGTCTAAAAAAGAAATCTTAGGACACTTAGTAGATTCGGCAATTCATAATTTAGTTCGTTTTACAGAAATAAATTATCTGGAGAAACCTTATCACCACAGACCATATAGCCAGATTGATTTAGTTAATTTGAACCAATATCAAACGATGGATATTAACGAATTGGTACAGCTTTGGCTTTCATTAAACAAGCAAATTATTAGAATTTTCAAAAATGTTAATGAAAAAGCACTCGATTATAAAATTATCATGATTGATCAATCGGTAATTGATTTAAAATTTCTAATGACCGATTATGTTGAGCATTTAGAATATCATATAAATCAAATTAAATCTTAA
- a CDS encoding SDR family oxidoreductase, with product MKIILTGATGVLGSHVMYEILELFIKNNNNDDKLYIIARNKGNNTALDRVNELLSSTYTPNLLKAKGLKKLHEYLEIIDVDLASIKDTFSEKIKGAYFIHSAGYVNLSTDEDLKEKIFDENAKITKALFTIFHPFIKKFIYIGTAFSSGIRKGLIDNDFHNLDFTPEHRNAYEDAKFHSENFIAQECKKLGLPFQILRPSVIGGKMLGNENNYFIPKYMVFYLLAKFFHFTSQRKGEQENVRFIINEETGLNIIPVDYVAKVIVNTFERNDIEQLNIVNNKSFNIVKGLQLIMKEVGYTNFTLIQNTLDFKYKNTIEKLYYESIGKHLKPYFITNANEYDTTLLNTILEIPKLDHEAFTNMIRYAILNNFKDINV from the coding sequence ATGAAAATAATTCTTACTGGAGCTACTGGGGTTTTGGGATCGCATGTTATGTATGAAATTCTGGAGCTTTTTATAAAAAACAATAATAATGATGACAAGCTTTATATCATTGCCAGAAACAAAGGGAATAACACGGCTCTAGATCGAGTAAATGAATTATTGTCGAGTACTTACACTCCAAACCTGCTTAAAGCAAAAGGATTAAAGAAGCTTCACGAATATCTGGAAATTATTGATGTTGATTTAGCTTCTATAAAAGATACTTTTTCAGAAAAAATAAAAGGAGCTTATTTCATACATTCTGCCGGATACGTTAATCTATCTACAGATGAAGACTTAAAAGAGAAAATTTTTGATGAGAATGCCAAAATAACAAAAGCGTTATTTACAATTTTTCATCCCTTTATAAAAAAGTTCATTTACATAGGTACCGCTTTTTCATCAGGAATTCGAAAGGGTCTAATCGATAATGATTTTCATAATTTAGATTTTACCCCTGAGCATCGCAATGCTTATGAAGACGCTAAATTTCATTCGGAAAACTTTATAGCTCAAGAATGTAAAAAATTAGGATTACCATTTCAAATTTTGCGCCCAAGTGTTATTGGCGGAAAAATGTTAGGAAATGAAAATAATTATTTCATTCCAAAATACATGGTTTTTTATCTTTTGGCCAAATTTTTTCACTTTACTTCACAACGCAAAGGCGAACAAGAGAATGTACGTTTTATAATCAATGAAGAAACAGGCTTAAACATTATACCTGTTGATTATGTGGCAAAAGTAATTGTAAATACTTTTGAAAGAAACGATATCGAACAGCTTAATATTGTAAACAACAAAAGCTTTAATATTGTAAAAGGCTTGCAATTAATCATGAAAGAGGTTGGCTATACCAATTTTACTTTAATACAAAACACCTTAGATTTTAAGTATAAAAACACCATCGAGAAATTGTATTATGAAAGTATCGGAAAGCATCTAAAACCTTATTTTATTACAAATGCCAACGAATACGATACCACATTGTTGAATACAATTCTTGAAATTCCGAAATTAGACCATGAAGCATTTACGAATATGATTCGCTATGCGATTTTAAATAATTTCAAAGACATTAATGTATAG
- a CDS encoding nucleoside phosphorylase, producing the protein MVIQQSELILNPDGSVYHLNLKPEHIAHDIIFVGDQDRVEKITKHFDTIEFSTQKREFKTQTGTYKGKRLTVMSTGIGPDNIDIVINELDALVNIDLETRKPKEELTSLNIVRIGTSGSLHTDIPVDSFVLSKFGLSLDNMLRSYLISEVSNTEIENAFIQHTNWDLQKGRPSVVSCSSALEKIIESDKMHKGITATAGGFYGPQGRILRLNIQDNNLNSKMDNFLFENNRITNLEMETAAIYGLSALLGHNALSLNAIIANRASGTFSQDPYKAVDELISYTLNKLSNSI; encoded by the coding sequence ATGGTAATACAACAATCTGAATTAATACTCAATCCTGACGGAAGTGTCTATCATCTTAATTTAAAACCAGAGCATATTGCTCATGATATTATTTTTGTAGGTGATCAAGATCGAGTAGAAAAAATAACCAAACACTTTGATACCATTGAATTTTCTACCCAGAAAAGAGAATTCAAAACCCAAACAGGAACCTATAAAGGAAAACGCCTAACCGTGATGTCTACCGGAATTGGTCCTGACAATATTGACATTGTAATTAATGAGCTCGATGCTCTTGTCAACATTGATTTAGAAACCAGAAAACCAAAAGAAGAACTTACTTCTTTAAACATTGTCCGAATAGGTACTTCAGGCTCTCTGCATACTGATATCCCTGTGGATAGTTTTGTGTTGTCAAAATTTGGATTAAGTCTTGATAATATGCTCCGTTCCTATTTGATCTCTGAGGTTTCAAATACTGAAATCGAAAATGCATTTATTCAGCACACCAATTGGGATTTACAAAAAGGAAGACCTAGTGTTGTTTCTTGTTCTTCTGCATTAGAAAAAATAATCGAAAGCGATAAAATGCACAAAGGAATTACAGCTACTGCTGGAGGTTTTTACGGACCTCAAGGAAGAATTTTACGTTTGAATATTCAAGATAACAACTTGAATTCTAAAATGGATAATTTCCTTTTTGAAAACAATAGAATTACCAACCTCGAAATGGAAACTGCTGCTATTTATGGACTTTCAGCACTTTTAGGACATAATGCGCTTTCGCTAAATGCAATTATTGCGAATCGCGCTTCGGGGACTTTTAGCCAAGATCCATATAAAGCGGTTGATGAATTGATTTCATATACTTTAAATAAACTTTCAAATAGTATCTAA
- a CDS encoding GNAT family N-acetyltransferase, which produces MFLRVARHTNNLEKIETFYVNILGFERLGGFQNHDNYNGVFIGKSGLDWHFEFTESNDNVNHHPDEDDIIALYPTTVLEYNNLLENISRNNISIITSKNPYWNQNGKMFLDPDGYRIVISPLRAKNIIAKNQSSKSNKSMNILLETERLILREILPTDEMAIYRLDSNPNVHRFLGNNPITTMEESRKYIDHIRNQYTQNGIGRFAVVLKETNEMIGWSGIKFITEPENNHVNFYEIGYRFIEEHWGKGYAYESAKAWLDYGFNEMKIQKMYASANKENVGSIKILKKIGMQQVSEFDWNGIPCYWFELENK; this is translated from the coding sequence ATGTTTTTAAGAGTTGCCAGACATACCAATAATTTAGAAAAAATAGAAACTTTCTATGTAAATATTCTAGGTTTTGAACGTCTGGGCGGCTTTCAAAACCATGATAATTATAATGGCGTTTTTATTGGAAAGTCTGGTTTAGATTGGCATTTTGAATTTACTGAATCAAATGATAATGTCAATCATCACCCTGATGAAGATGATATTATAGCCCTATATCCAACTACTGTTTTAGAATACAACAACCTGTTAGAAAACATTTCAAGAAATAATATCTCAATAATCACTTCAAAAAATCCGTATTGGAATCAGAACGGAAAAATGTTTCTTGATCCAGATGGCTATCGAATTGTTATTTCGCCTCTAAGAGCAAAAAACATAATTGCAAAAAATCAATCATCTAAATCAAATAAATCAATGAATATACTTTTAGAAACAGAACGCCTTATTTTAAGAGAAATATTGCCTACTGATGAAATGGCTATATATCGTTTAGACAGTAATCCTAATGTGCACAGATTTTTGGGAAACAACCCAATTACAACAATGGAAGAAAGTCGCAAATACATAGATCACATAAGAAATCAATATACACAAAATGGCATTGGGAGATTTGCAGTGGTTTTAAAAGAAACTAATGAAATGATCGGCTGGTCAGGAATAAAATTTATTACCGAGCCAGAAAACAACCATGTCAATTTTTATGAAATTGGTTATCGATTCATTGAAGAACATTGGGGCAAAGGATACGCTTATGAATCTGCTAAAGCTTGGCTTGACTACGGATTCAACGAAATGAAGATTCAAAAAATGTATGCGTCTGCCAATAAAGAAAACGTGGGTTCTATAAAAATTCTTAAAAAAATCGGAATGCAACAAGTTTCTGAATTTGATTGGAATGGCATTCCTTGCTATTGGTTTGAGCTGGAAAACAAATAG